The following proteins come from a genomic window of Dongia rigui:
- the hutI gene encoding imidazolonepropionase, whose protein sequence is MTWDILLTDCRAATMAETGKPYGAIEDAAVALKDGRIAWVGARADLPAGDAKDTARLGGRWVSPGLIDCHTHLVYGGDRAAEFELRLKGATYEEIAKAGGGIASTVKATRAAGIDSLAASAAKRLTEIAAEGVTTIEIKSGYGLDLENERKQLAAARRLGEMHPVTIRTTCLAAHALPPEFAGNSDGYIDKVCTEILPAIAHEKLADAVDAFCEKIAFTTAQTRKVFETARRLGLPVKLHAEQLSDQGGTQLASEFGALSCDHLEYVSDAGITAMAKSGAVAVLLPGAFYALRETKLPPIDAFRRAGVPIAISTDHNPGTSPTLSLLLMLSMATTFFRLTPEEVLAGATRHAAKALGLQKSHGQLQTGMNADIAIWSIDRPAELSYWFGGNPCGGIIQNGAWVKKCA, encoded by the coding sequence ATGACCTGGGATATCCTGCTGACCGATTGCCGCGCCGCCACCATGGCGGAGACCGGCAAGCCCTATGGCGCGATCGAGGACGCCGCGGTGGCACTCAAGGACGGCAGGATCGCCTGGGTTGGCGCACGGGCTGACCTCCCTGCCGGTGACGCCAAGGATACCGCGCGTCTTGGCGGGCGTTGGGTCAGCCCCGGCCTCATCGATTGCCACACCCATCTCGTCTATGGCGGCGACCGGGCGGCGGAATTCGAACTGCGCCTCAAAGGGGCGACCTATGAGGAGATCGCCAAGGCCGGCGGCGGCATCGCCTCGACCGTGAAGGCGACACGTGCGGCCGGCATCGACAGCCTGGCGGCGAGTGCCGCAAAGCGCCTCACCGAGATCGCTGCGGAAGGTGTGACGACGATCGAGATCAAATCGGGCTATGGCCTCGATCTCGAAAACGAACGCAAGCAGCTGGCGGCAGCCCGACGGTTGGGCGAGATGCATCCGGTCACCATCCGCACCACCTGCCTTGCGGCCCATGCCCTGCCGCCGGAATTTGCCGGCAACAGCGACGGCTATATCGACAAGGTCTGCACCGAGATCCTGCCCGCGATCGCGCACGAGAAACTCGCCGATGCCGTCGATGCCTTCTGCGAGAAGATTGCGTTCACGACAGCGCAGACGCGGAAAGTATTCGAGACCGCCAGGCGCCTCGGCCTGCCGGTGAAGCTCCATGCCGAACAATTGTCCGATCAGGGTGGGACGCAGCTGGCCAGCGAATTCGGCGCGCTCTCCTGCGACCATCTGGAATATGTGAGCGATGCCGGTATCACCGCCATGGCCAAGTCAGGCGCGGTCGCCGTCCTGCTGCCCGGCGCTTTTTATGCCTTGCGAGAAACCAAGCTGCCGCCGATCGATGCCTTCCGCCGCGCCGGCGTGCCCATCGCCATTTCCACCGACCATAATCCTGGCACCTCGCCCACTCTCTCACTGCTGCTGATGCTCAGCATGGCGACCACGTTCTTCCGCCTGACGCCGGAGGAAGTGTTGGCCGGCGCCACGCGACATGCAGCCAAGGCGCTGGGCTTGCAGAAGTCACATGGCCAATTGCAGACGGGCATGAACGCAGATATCGCCATCTGGTCCATCGACCGGCCGGCGGAGCTCAGCTATTGGTTCGGCGGTAATCCTTGCGGCGGCATCATCCAGAACGGTGCCTGGGTAAAAAAATGCGCGTAA
- a CDS encoding HutD/Ves family protein encodes MRVTALGPADYKRMPWKNGGGSTLELLQDALPAGGFNWRLSIADVASAGPFSTFEGIDRQIMLVNGNGMVLSFGQEAPPVVLSKPLKPHGFKGEWATDCRLIDGVIQDFNVMVRRTWGSAAVNGFDLVKDQRFTLAVAPLVILHLLSGVVDAAGTNMRDGDTLRLDSTAPELVTVQPQSPNARLIVVSLKAH; translated from the coding sequence ATGCGCGTAACCGCCCTCGGCCCCGCCGACTACAAACGCATGCCGTGGAAGAATGGCGGTGGCTCGACGCTCGAATTGCTGCAGGACGCGCTCCCCGCAGGTGGCTTCAACTGGCGCCTCTCCATCGCCGATGTGGCATCGGCTGGCCCCTTCTCGACATTCGAGGGTATCGATCGCCAGATCATGCTGGTCAACGGCAATGGCATGGTCTTGAGCTTCGGCCAGGAAGCCCCGCCGGTCGTTCTTTCCAAACCGCTCAAACCCCATGGCTTCAAGGGCGAATGGGCGACCGATTGCCGCCTGATCGACGGCGTCATCCAGGATTTCAACGTCATGGTGCGCCGTACCTGGGGCAGCGCCGCCGTCAACGGCTTCGATCTGGTGAAGGACCAGCGCTTTACGCTTGCAGTGGCCCCACTCGTCATTCTCCATCTGTTGAGCGGTGTCGTCGACGCAGCCGGCACCAACATGCGTGACGGCGATACCCTGCGCCTGGACAGCACCGCGCCTGAGCTTGTCACCGTTCAGCCGCAAAGTCCGAATGCCCGCTTGATCGTCGTTTCCTTGAAGGCGCACTGA
- the hutG gene encoding N-formylglutamate deformylase: MLHAYDFVPGTSPLLISMPHVGTELLPEIEAGLAEPAKGLCDTDWHLPTLYDFARGIGATLVIARWSRFNIDLNRPSDDKPLYATATTGLYPDVLFDGQPLFAPGKAPSVETRDLALGEIWEPYHNRLAAELERLKAEHGHAVLFDAHSIKGFVPRLFDGELPDFNIGTNDGKSCDASLTARLAETCDAPGYTHVVNGRFKGGYITRHYGNPHDHVHAVQLELAQRTYMREAPPFDYQPGPAARVQAVLARFVETLATWRPL, from the coding sequence ATGCTGCATGCCTACGACTTCGTGCCCGGCACTTCCCCCTTGCTGATTTCCATGCCGCATGTCGGCACCGAATTGTTGCCCGAGATCGAGGCCGGCCTTGCCGAACCCGCCAAAGGCCTGTGCGACACCGACTGGCACCTGCCGACCCTCTATGATTTTGCGCGCGGCATCGGCGCTACGCTGGTGATCGCCCGCTGGTCGCGCTTCAACATCGACCTCAACCGCCCCTCGGACGACAAGCCGCTCTACGCGACGGCGACGACGGGGCTGTACCCGGACGTATTGTTCGACGGCCAGCCGCTGTTTGCCCCCGGCAAGGCACCCAGCGTGGAGACCCGGGATCTGGCACTCGGCGAAATCTGGGAGCCCTATCACAACCGTCTCGCCGCCGAACTCGAACGTCTCAAGGCCGAACACGGCCATGCGGTCCTGTTCGACGCGCATTCCATCAAAGGCTTCGTGCCGCGTCTCTTCGACGGTGAGTTGCCCGACTTCAACATCGGCACCAATGACGGCAAGAGCTGCGACGCCAGCCTTACCGCGCGCCTTGCCGAAACATGCGATGCGCCCGGCTATACCCATGTGGTGAACGGCCGCTTCAAGGGTGGCTACATCACGCGGCACTATGGCAACCCGCACGACCATGTGCACGCCGTTCAGCTCGAACTCGCCCAGCGCACTTATATGCGCGAGGCGCCGCCCTTCGATTACCAGCCCGGCCCCGCCGCCCGGGTGCAGGCCGTGCTCGCCCGGTTCGTCGAAACGCTGGCGACGTGGCGCCCGCTTTGA
- a CDS encoding PepSY-associated TM helix domain-containing protein, with protein MTLNHAAPPREIAAAPSYLYRAVWRWHFYAGLLVLPFMILLAVTGGLYLLKDELNAVFYKDYLSVTEQSSPVLPASTLVANATEYLPGTVTAYIPAPSTTSSATVTIKTDAGKQRVYVNPYDGKVLGKLDDSGAGVTPFMLTIRKIHSLDYFGWIANRVIEIVAGWAMILVVTGIYLWWPRGRNLGTFKIRSGAKRRPYWRDLHAVTGLYAGGFIFFLALSGLPWSGFWGDKVNTYANEAGLGYPTGYWDNVPVSKVPMKDAMTQVNWTMENAPMPESTPTGATAFGLDQAVTIFDKLGIHKGYAIDLPQSAEGVYTASVYPDDINFERIIHLDQYSGKVLFDAGFKELGIAGKAIEMGVSIHMGQQFGRLNQIALLAVCASIVLMSVSAIVMWWQRRPKGSLGAPRYPRDYRVARGAVAILALMGVLFPLTGLTILMALVIDFMTPRDWVKSAA; from the coding sequence ATGACTCTGAACCATGCAGCGCCGCCGCGCGAGATCGCGGCTGCGCCTTCCTATCTCTATCGTGCCGTCTGGCGCTGGCATTTCTATGCCGGCCTGCTGGTGCTGCCCTTCATGATCCTCCTCGCCGTCACCGGCGGCCTCTATCTGCTGAAGGATGAACTCAACGCCGTCTTCTACAAGGACTATCTCAGCGTCACGGAACAGTCGTCGCCGGTCTTACCTGCGTCGACACTTGTAGCCAACGCCACCGAATATCTGCCGGGGACCGTCACCGCCTACATCCCGGCGCCCAGCACGACGTCGAGCGCCACAGTTACAATCAAGACCGATGCTGGAAAGCAGCGCGTCTACGTCAATCCTTACGACGGCAAGGTCCTCGGCAAGCTCGATGACAGTGGTGCTGGGGTAACGCCTTTCATGCTGACGATCCGCAAGATCCACAGCCTCGACTATTTCGGCTGGATCGCCAACCGCGTCATCGAGATCGTCGCCGGCTGGGCCATGATACTGGTCGTTACCGGCATTTATCTGTGGTGGCCGCGCGGTCGCAATCTCGGCACCTTCAAGATTCGAAGCGGTGCCAAGCGGCGCCCCTACTGGCGCGACCTCCACGCCGTCACCGGCCTTTATGCCGGCGGGTTCATCTTCTTCCTGGCGCTCAGCGGGTTACCCTGGTCGGGATTCTGGGGTGACAAGGTCAATACCTATGCCAACGAGGCGGGACTTGGCTATCCGACCGGCTATTGGGACAACGTGCCGGTTTCAAAAGTGCCGATGAAGGACGCCATGACCCAAGTCAACTGGACCATGGAAAACGCGCCGATGCCTGAATCGACGCCGACCGGGGCGACTGCGTTCGGCCTCGACCAGGCGGTCACAATCTTCGACAAGCTCGGCATCCACAAAGGCTATGCGATCGATCTGCCGCAGAGTGCCGAAGGCGTCTACACTGCCTCGGTCTATCCTGACGACATCAATTTCGAACGCATCATTCATCTGGACCAATACAGCGGCAAGGTGCTGTTCGATGCCGGCTTCAAGGAGCTTGGAATCGCCGGCAAGGCCATTGAGATGGGCGTCAGCATCCACATGGGCCAGCAATTCGGCCGCCTCAATCAGATCGCGTTGCTGGCCGTCTGCGCCTCGATTGTCCTGATGTCAGTCTCAGCCATTGTGATGTGGTGGCAGCGCCGCCCGAAGGGATCGCTGGGCGCCCCGCGCTATCCGCGCGATTACCGCGTGGCACGCGGTGCCGTGGCGATCCTGGCGCTGATGGGCGTGCTGTTTCCGCTCACCGGCCTCACCATCCTCATGGCACTGGTGATCGATTTCATGACGCCACGCGATTGGGTCAAAAGCGCAGCCTAG
- a CDS encoding formimidoylglutamate deiminase, which yields MPRIVFAPVALLPNGWAEQVVIEFDRTGTVIRVESGASAPAGATQCQGPVLPGMPNLHSHAFQRAMAGLAEVALNPEDSFWTWRDLMYRLVGKLSPDQVEDIARYLYIDMLKGGYTAVAEFHYLHHDLDGRSYADPSEMSRRVLRAAERAGIGITLLPVLYAHGGFGGKQPSDGQRRFINSVDSYLKMQESLAKDCAAPGKRLGFCFHSLRAVTRDEILAVMGSTKDDRPVHVHIAEQQKEVDDCLAWSGRRPIQWLYDNVAVDGRWCLIHATHAEADEVQAMAKSQAVAGLCPTTEANLGDGLFPAVDFINAGGRIGIGSDSHVSLSVVEELRWLEYGQRLKHERRNRLHDANKHVAGFLYRANAAGGAQALGQKMGAIAVGNRADLVVLDGSHPLLAHVTGDDILGRWLFAGLNRMVKDVMVGGDWVVQDGRHGDEIEAGRAFAAAVKAVI from the coding sequence ATGCCGAGAATCGTCTTCGCCCCCGTCGCCCTGCTGCCGAATGGCTGGGCAGAGCAGGTTGTCATCGAGTTCGACCGCACCGGCACTGTCATCCGTGTGGAGAGCGGTGCTAGCGCACCAGCGGGTGCCACGCAATGCCAAGGGCCGGTCCTGCCCGGCATGCCGAACCTGCATTCGCATGCCTTCCAGCGTGCGATGGCGGGACTGGCTGAAGTGGCGCTGAATCCCGAAGACAGCTTCTGGACCTGGCGCGACCTCATGTACCGGCTGGTCGGCAAGCTCAGCCCCGACCAGGTCGAGGACATCGCGCGCTATCTCTATATCGACATGCTGAAGGGCGGCTATACCGCCGTCGCCGAGTTTCATTATCTGCACCATGATCTGGACGGACGCAGCTATGCGGATCCTTCGGAAATGTCGCGCCGGGTCTTGCGCGCGGCGGAACGAGCGGGGATCGGCATCACCTTGTTGCCAGTGCTCTATGCCCATGGCGGCTTCGGCGGCAAGCAGCCCAGCGATGGGCAGCGGCGCTTCATCAATTCAGTCGACAGCTATCTCAAGATGCAAGAGAGCCTTGCCAAGGATTGCGCGGCGCCGGGCAAGCGTCTTGGCTTCTGCTTCCATTCCTTACGCGCAGTGACGCGGGACGAGATTCTGGCCGTCATGGGCAGCACGAAGGATGACCGGCCGGTCCATGTCCACATCGCCGAGCAACAGAAGGAAGTCGACGATTGCCTGGCCTGGAGCGGGCGGCGGCCGATACAATGGCTCTATGACAATGTCGCCGTCGACGGGCGCTGGTGCCTCATTCACGCCACCCATGCCGAAGCCGACGAAGTACAGGCGATGGCGAAGAGCCAGGCGGTGGCGGGGCTCTGCCCGACCACGGAGGCCAATCTCGGCGATGGCTTGTTCCCCGCGGTCGACTTCATCAATGCCGGCGGGCGCATCGGCATCGGTTCCGACAGCCATGTGTCGTTGAGCGTGGTTGAGGAATTACGCTGGCTGGAATATGGCCAGCGCCTGAAGCACGAGCGCCGCAACCGCTTGCATGATGCCAATAAGCACGTGGCTGGCTTCCTCTACCGCGCCAATGCGGCGGGCGGCGCACAGGCCTTGGGGCAGAAGATGGGCGCCATCGCCGTCGGCAACCGCGCCGATCTGGTGGTGCTGGATGGCAGCCACCCGCTGCTCGCCCATGTGACGGGTGATGACATTCTGGGCCGCTGGCTATTTGCCGGGCTCAACCGCATGGTGAAGGATGTCATGGTCGGCGGCGATTGGGTGGTGCAGGATGGCCGCCATGGTGACGAGATCGAGGCCGGGCGCGCCTTTGCGGCCGCGGTGAAGGCGGTGATCTGA
- the hutC gene encoding histidine utilization repressor gives MNQEIVPHYQRVKRMIADRIAAGAWSAGDRISSEAELVKELSVSRMTINRALRELTIEGVLTRVQGVGTFVATVKPQAALFEVRNIAEEIAERGHLHRAEVILLKAEPAPEDIAGTFGLKNGERVFHSVLLHLENDLPVQIEDRYVDPRHARDYLDQDFTRQTPYVYLTAIAPISEAEHIIEAVLPSISERKLLKIDAHEPCLQLTRRTWSSGKPVSHVRLVYPGSRYRLSGRIAPKT, from the coding sequence ATGAACCAGGAGATCGTGCCGCATTACCAGCGCGTCAAGCGCATGATCGCCGACCGCATCGCGGCCGGCGCCTGGAGCGCGGGCGACCGCATTTCATCGGAAGCCGAACTGGTGAAGGAACTGAGCGTCAGCCGCATGACGATCAACCGCGCCCTGCGCGAGCTGACGATCGAGGGCGTCCTGACCCGCGTCCAGGGCGTCGGCACCTTCGTTGCCACGGTAAAGCCCCAGGCGGCCCTGTTTGAAGTTCGCAACATCGCCGAGGAGATCGCCGAGCGGGGCCACCTACATCGCGCCGAGGTGATCTTGCTGAAGGCGGAGCCGGCACCCGAGGATATCGCCGGGACCTTCGGCCTGAAGAACGGCGAGCGCGTCTTCCACTCCGTTTTGCTGCACCTTGAGAACGACCTGCCCGTGCAGATCGAGGATAGGTATGTCGATCCGCGTCATGCGCGCGATTACCTTGATCAGGATTTCACGCGTCAGACACCTTACGTTTACCTCACGGCCATCGCCCCGATCTCGGAAGCCGAGCACATCATCGAGGCGGTGCTGCCCAGCATCAGCGAGCGCAAGCTGTTGAAGATCGATGCCCACGAGCCATGCCTGCAGCTGACCCGCCGCACCTGGTCGTCAGGCAAGCCGGTCAGCCATGTGCGACTGGTCTATCCCGGCAGCCGCTACCGCCTCTCTGGACGGATCGCCCCAAAGACCTGA
- a CDS encoding biotin transporter BioY codes for MNATLAETFWSGLAVSRVQQVLAVLVGTLALAISAHIQVPFWPVPMTMQTFVVLMIGAAFGARLGAATLITYLIEGTIGLPVFASAAGLAGPTAGYLVGFLVAATLVGWLADRGHGRSVVTTLVAFVIGEAVMLGMGAGWLATKVGLAQALSLGVVPFLPAEGVKIALACALLPTLWRVARR; via the coding sequence ATGAACGCGACACTTGCCGAAACTTTCTGGTCGGGCCTTGCCGTCAGCCGCGTGCAGCAGGTGCTGGCCGTTCTGGTGGGGACGCTGGCCCTGGCGATTTCGGCGCATATTCAGGTGCCGTTCTGGCCGGTGCCGATGACGATGCAGACTTTTGTCGTGCTGATGATCGGTGCGGCGTTTGGCGCGCGCCTCGGCGCTGCCACCCTCATCACCTATCTGATCGAAGGCACGATCGGCCTGCCGGTCTTTGCCAGCGCCGCCGGCCTTGCCGGCCCGACGGCCGGCTATCTGGTCGGTTTTCTTGTGGCCGCCACACTTGTCGGGTGGCTGGCCGATCGCGGCCATGGCCGCTCGGTCGTGACCACACTTGTCGCCTTTGTGATCGGCGAGGCGGTCATGCTGGGGATGGGTGCGGGTTGGCTGGCCACCAAGGTCGGCCTGGCGCAGGCATTGAGCCTTGGCGTGGTCCCGTTCCTGCCGGCGGAAGGTGTGAAGATCGCCCTGGCTTGCGCGCTGCTGCCGACGCTCTGGCGCGTCGCCCGTCGGTAA